A single region of the Neodiprion pinetum isolate iyNeoPine1 chromosome 5, iyNeoPine1.2, whole genome shotgun sequence genome encodes:
- the Ars2 gene encoding serrate RNA effector molecule homolog isoform X1 has product MADSDDEYDRKRRDKFRGERTESYSREGRRGDDRRRDEWVDREWSSRPRARPEYREYRGGGGGGGRERYSPARSQEMAPPMKRMRADWEDRPRYGGHDYYGGGTSWGPDHYTPAHHSNHHYGNHSNNNSREVAGNFSNSNVETQPPMMSFKAFLGTQEDSITDEEAIKRYNEYKLEFRRQQLNEFFVAHKDEEWFKIKYHPEESVKRKDEQISALKKRVEVFLEMLRLGEIDKVSVDADQADALLHLLDAVVIKLEGGNEEDLKVLDAKPPNPPTPKETTPAPKEKEVKEQKVVQEPEKEPEKAEDDNKSEKPADADKQNENDEVNGDAEMEDEKKEEKTDESEKLAENSEVKEDEVQEVQTPSEKEEKSEEPNSKKRKRSDSNSSSSSSSSSSSLSDSDSNKPDTPKTDAQPEEKSGAKDEEEKIEIKDDEKAEESKDKEEGEEETSKDANEPETVIDLASEEKDREPRALHKTSSIFLRNLAPTITKAEVEAMCKRFPGFLRVAIADPQPERRWFRRGWVSFERQVNIKEICWSLNNIRLRDCELGAIVNRDLSRRIRTVNGLTSHKQIVRHDIKLSAKIVHNLDNRIGLWNEDKKDGNASKEGVDGKDSRTSNEVEQAAFGLSSKNPVLKNITDYLIEEASAEEEELLGMSGDQEEGQVGGDGDGPIERDPLLIKVLDRLVLYLRIVHSVDYYNHCEYPNEDEMPNRCGIMHVRGSPPTAKVSATELSEYCRNFESKMSVFLTPMATTTSDEFDKLGAKNSEAEVEKFVQANTQELSKDKWLCPLSGKKFKGPDFIRKHIFNKHGEKVAEVKAEAEYFNNYLKDPKRPQLSEHPGNKAPVREGPRDGFSPYGGAVRFGGYGGGYGGRGGGYGSGYGGGGGGFSGGFGMPRPNRGGFNRGRGGGSDMRPVIHYRDLDAPREPDEFI; this is encoded by the exons atggcaGATTCTGATGACGAGTACGATAGAAAGAGGAGGGACAAATTCAGAGGCGAAAGAACCGAGTCATACTCCAGAGAAGGAAGACGTGGCGATGATCGTCGCCGAGATGAGTGGGTTGACAG GGAATGGTCGAGTCGTCCAAGAGCGAGGCCCGAGTACCGTGAGTATCGAGGTGGCGGGGGAGGCGGAGGTCGAGAGCGATACAGCCCAGCTCGATCCCAGGAAATGGCTCCGCCGATGAAGCGGATGCGGGCTGACTGGGAAGACCGTCCGCGTTACGGGGGCCACGATTATTATGGTGGCGGAACTTCCTGGGGTCCAGATCATTACACGCCGGCACACCATAGCAACCATCACTACGGCAACCATTCAAACAACAACAG TCGCGAAGTTGCCGGAAACTTCAGTAATTCGAATGTGGAGACACAGCCACCGATGATGTCGTTCAAGGCGTTCCTTGGCACGCAAGAAGACTCAATTACAGATGAGGAAGCGATAAAACGCTACAACGAGTACAAACTGGAGTTTAGGCGGCAGCAACTCAACGAATTCTTTGTCGCTCACAAGGACGAAGAGTG GTTCAAGATAAAATACCACCCTGAAGAATCTGTCAAGAGGAAAGATGAACAAATATCTGCGCTCAAG AAACGTGTCGAAGTGTTTTTGGAAATGCTTCGGCTAGGCGAAATCGACAAAGTCTCTGTCGATGCTGATCAAGCAGACGCTTTGCTACACCTTTTGGATGCGGTCGTTATTAAACTGGAAGGCGGAAACGAAGAAGACCTCAAAGTTCTTGACGCCAAACCGCCTAATCCTCCCACTCCGAAGGAAACGACTCCTGCACCTAAGGAGAAGGAAGTTAAAGAACAAAAAGTTGTCCAAGAGCCGGAAAAAGAGCCAGAAAAAGC GGAAGATGATAATAAATCTGAGAAACCAGCAGATGCTGATAAACAGAATGAAAACGATGAGGTGAACGGTGACGCTGAAAtggaggatgaaaaaaaagaggagaagACAGATGAGTCGGAGAAATTAGCTGAGAATTCTGAGGTCAAGGAAGATGAGGTTCAAGAGGTTCAAACTCCGAGTGAAAAAG AGGAAAAATCCGAGGAACCAAACTCCAAGAAGCGAAAACGTTCAGACAGCaatagcagcagcagcagcagcagtagtTCAAGCAGCCTTTCTGACAGCGACAGTAATAAACCAGACACTCCAAAAACTGATGCTC aaccgGAAGAAAAATCTGGGGCCAAAGACGAggaagagaaaattgaaatcaaagaTGACGAGAAAGCTGAGGAAAGCAAAGACAAAGAAGAGGGCGAGGAGGAAACAAGCAAGGATGCCAACGAACCTGAAACTGTTATAGATTTGGCTAGCGAGGAGAAAGACAGAGAACCAAGAGCACTCCACAAAACTAGTAGCATATTTCTCCGGAATTTAGCACCAACTATTACCAAAGCTGAAGTCGAGGCG ATGTGCAAACGGTTTCCTGGCTTTCTGCGTGTCGCTATTGCCGATCCTCAACCTGAAAGACGCTGGTTCCGCCGAGGATGGGTGTCTTTCGAGCGGCAAGTCAACATAAAAGAGATCTGCTGGAGCCTGAATAATATAAGA CTTCGAGACTGTGAACTAGGCGCAATTGTTAATCGGGATCTTTCTCGGCGTATTCGAACGGTCAACGGACTTACTTCGCACAAACAAATCGTCAGACATGACATAAAACTCAGTGCGAAAATCGTCCACAACTTAGACAACAGAATAGGACTTTGGAATGAGGATAAAAAAGATGGCAATGCTTCGAAAGAGGGTGTCGATGGCAAGGACAGCAGAACCTCCAACGAAGTAGAACAAGCT gCTTTTGGACTCTCTTCGAAAAATCCGGTCTTGAAGAATATAACGGATTATTTGATAGAGGAAGCATCCGCCGAGGAGGAAGAACTTCTTGGTATGTCCGGAGACCAAGAAGAAGGACAAGTTGGCGGCGATGGCGATGGTCCTATAGAACGTGACCCGCTGCTTATAAAG GTTCTGGACAGATTGGTTCTCTACCTGCGTATAGTGCATTCTGTGGATTACTACAACCACTGTGAATATCCGAACGAAGACGAGATGCCGAACAGATGCGGCATAATGCACGTCAGAGGATCTCCGCCGACCGCCAAAGTATCTGCGACTGAACTTTCCGAGTATTGTCGTAATTTTGAGAGCAAGATGTCCGTATTTCTGACACCGATGGCAACAACTACCTCTGATGAATTCGACAAACTTGGCGCTAAAAATTCCGAAGC TGAGGTCGAAAAATTCGTGCAAGCGAACACGCAAGAGCTTTCGAAAGACAAATGGCTTTGTCCTTTAAgcgggaaaaaattcaaggggCCGGATTTCATCAGAAAGCATATTTTCAACAAGCATGGAGAGAAGGTAGCAGAGGTAAAAGCTGAGGCCGAgtatttcaacaattatttGAAGGATCCAAAGCGTCCTCAGCTCTCTGAACATCCGGGTAACAAAGCGCCTGTTAGAGAAGGACCTCGTGACGGATTTTCACCTTACGGTGGCGCAGT TAGATTTGGGGGTTACGGTGGAGGTTACGGTGGACGTGGCGGCGGTTATGGTTCTGGATATGGCGGAGGCGGTGGAGGATTTAGCGGTGGATTCGGAATGCCGCGTCCCAATCGTGGAGGATTCAATCGAGGACG TGGTGGCGGAAGTGACATGAGGCCAGTGATCCACTACAGAGATCTTGATGCGCCGAGGGAACCAGATGAATTtatataa
- the Ars2 gene encoding serrate RNA effector molecule homolog isoform X4, translating to MTERLRAGRAKPKYARLGRVLNPQIISYISTTCRYEIMVVDIYKSLSQKRRETECEQIHISEYRFKIKYHPEESVKRKDEQISALKKRVEVFLEMLRLGEIDKVSVDADQADALLHLLDAVVIKLEGGNEEDLKVLDAKPPNPPTPKETTPAPKEKEVKEQKVVQEPEKEPEKAEDDNKSEKPADADKQNENDEVNGDAEMEDEKKEEKTDESEKLAENSEVKEDEVQEVQTPSEKEEKSEEPNSKKRKRSDSNSSSSSSSSSSSLSDSDSNKPDTPKTDAQPEEKSGAKDEEEKIEIKDDEKAEESKDKEEGEEETSKDANEPETVIDLASEEKDREPRALHKTSSIFLRNLAPTITKAEVEAMCKRFPGFLRVAIADPQPERRWFRRGWVSFERQVNIKEICWSLNNIRLRDCELGAIVNRDLSRRIRTVNGLTSHKQIVRHDIKLSAKIVHNLDNRIGLWNEDKKDGNASKEGVDGKDSRTSNEVEQAAFGLSSKNPVLKNITDYLIEEASAEEEELLGMSGDQEEGQVGGDGDGPIERDPLLIKVLDRLVLYLRIVHSVDYYNHCEYPNEDEMPNRCGIMHVRGSPPTAKVSATELSEYCRNFESKMSVFLTPMATTTSDEFDKLGAKNSEAEVEKFVQANTQELSKDKWLCPLSGKKFKGPDFIRKHIFNKHGEKVAEVKAEAEYFNNYLKDPKRPQLSEHPGNKAPVREGPRDGFSPYGGAVRFGGYGGGYGGRGGGYGSGYGGGGGGFSGGFGMPRPNRGGFNRGRGGGSDMRPVIHYRDLDAPREPDEFI from the exons atgacTGAGAGATTACGAGCTGGGCGCGCAAAGCCCAAATATGCTCGGTTAGGCCGCGTTCTAAACCCGCAAATAATATCTTATATATCAACAACTTGCCGTTATGAAATAATGGTTGTAGATATCTATAAATCGCTCTCTCAGAAACGTCGAGAAACTGAATGCGAGCAAATACATATATCAGAATACAG GTTCAAGATAAAATACCACCCTGAAGAATCTGTCAAGAGGAAAGATGAACAAATATCTGCGCTCAAG AAACGTGTCGAAGTGTTTTTGGAAATGCTTCGGCTAGGCGAAATCGACAAAGTCTCTGTCGATGCTGATCAAGCAGACGCTTTGCTACACCTTTTGGATGCGGTCGTTATTAAACTGGAAGGCGGAAACGAAGAAGACCTCAAAGTTCTTGACGCCAAACCGCCTAATCCTCCCACTCCGAAGGAAACGACTCCTGCACCTAAGGAGAAGGAAGTTAAAGAACAAAAAGTTGTCCAAGAGCCGGAAAAAGAGCCAGAAAAAGC GGAAGATGATAATAAATCTGAGAAACCAGCAGATGCTGATAAACAGAATGAAAACGATGAGGTGAACGGTGACGCTGAAAtggaggatgaaaaaaaagaggagaagACAGATGAGTCGGAGAAATTAGCTGAGAATTCTGAGGTCAAGGAAGATGAGGTTCAAGAGGTTCAAACTCCGAGTGAAAAAG AGGAAAAATCCGAGGAACCAAACTCCAAGAAGCGAAAACGTTCAGACAGCaatagcagcagcagcagcagcagtagtTCAAGCAGCCTTTCTGACAGCGACAGTAATAAACCAGACACTCCAAAAACTGATGCTC aaccgGAAGAAAAATCTGGGGCCAAAGACGAggaagagaaaattgaaatcaaagaTGACGAGAAAGCTGAGGAAAGCAAAGACAAAGAAGAGGGCGAGGAGGAAACAAGCAAGGATGCCAACGAACCTGAAACTGTTATAGATTTGGCTAGCGAGGAGAAAGACAGAGAACCAAGAGCACTCCACAAAACTAGTAGCATATTTCTCCGGAATTTAGCACCAACTATTACCAAAGCTGAAGTCGAGGCG ATGTGCAAACGGTTTCCTGGCTTTCTGCGTGTCGCTATTGCCGATCCTCAACCTGAAAGACGCTGGTTCCGCCGAGGATGGGTGTCTTTCGAGCGGCAAGTCAACATAAAAGAGATCTGCTGGAGCCTGAATAATATAAGA CTTCGAGACTGTGAACTAGGCGCAATTGTTAATCGGGATCTTTCTCGGCGTATTCGAACGGTCAACGGACTTACTTCGCACAAACAAATCGTCAGACATGACATAAAACTCAGTGCGAAAATCGTCCACAACTTAGACAACAGAATAGGACTTTGGAATGAGGATAAAAAAGATGGCAATGCTTCGAAAGAGGGTGTCGATGGCAAGGACAGCAGAACCTCCAACGAAGTAGAACAAGCT gCTTTTGGACTCTCTTCGAAAAATCCGGTCTTGAAGAATATAACGGATTATTTGATAGAGGAAGCATCCGCCGAGGAGGAAGAACTTCTTGGTATGTCCGGAGACCAAGAAGAAGGACAAGTTGGCGGCGATGGCGATGGTCCTATAGAACGTGACCCGCTGCTTATAAAG GTTCTGGACAGATTGGTTCTCTACCTGCGTATAGTGCATTCTGTGGATTACTACAACCACTGTGAATATCCGAACGAAGACGAGATGCCGAACAGATGCGGCATAATGCACGTCAGAGGATCTCCGCCGACCGCCAAAGTATCTGCGACTGAACTTTCCGAGTATTGTCGTAATTTTGAGAGCAAGATGTCCGTATTTCTGACACCGATGGCAACAACTACCTCTGATGAATTCGACAAACTTGGCGCTAAAAATTCCGAAGC TGAGGTCGAAAAATTCGTGCAAGCGAACACGCAAGAGCTTTCGAAAGACAAATGGCTTTGTCCTTTAAgcgggaaaaaattcaaggggCCGGATTTCATCAGAAAGCATATTTTCAACAAGCATGGAGAGAAGGTAGCAGAGGTAAAAGCTGAGGCCGAgtatttcaacaattatttGAAGGATCCAAAGCGTCCTCAGCTCTCTGAACATCCGGGTAACAAAGCGCCTGTTAGAGAAGGACCTCGTGACGGATTTTCACCTTACGGTGGCGCAGT TAGATTTGGGGGTTACGGTGGAGGTTACGGTGGACGTGGCGGCGGTTATGGTTCTGGATATGGCGGAGGCGGTGGAGGATTTAGCGGTGGATTCGGAATGCCGCGTCCCAATCGTGGAGGATTCAATCGAGGACG TGGTGGCGGAAGTGACATGAGGCCAGTGATCCACTACAGAGATCTTGATGCGCCGAGGGAACCAGATGAATTtatataa
- the Ars2 gene encoding serrate RNA effector molecule homolog isoform X2, which yields MADSDDEYDRKRRDKFRGERTESYSREGRRGDDRRRDEWVDREWSSRPRARPEYREYRGGGGGGGRERYSPARSQEMAPPMKRMRADWEDRPRYGGHDYYGGGTSWGPDHYTPAHHSNHHYGNHSNNNSREVAGNFSNSNVETQPPMMSFKAFLGTQEDSITDEEAIKRYNEYKLEFRRQQLNEFFVAHKDEEWFKIKYHPEESVKRKDEQISALKKRVEVFLEMLRLGEIDKVSVDADQADALLHLLDAVVIKLEGGNEEDLKVLDAKPPNPPTPKETTPAPKEKEVKEQKVVQEPEKEPEKAEDDNKSEKPADADKQNENDEVNGDAEMEDEKKEEKTDESEKLAENSEVKEDEVQEVQTPSEKEEKSEEPNSKKRKRSDSNSSSSSSSSSSSLSDSDSNKPDTPKTDAQPEEKSGAKDEEEKIEIKDDEKAEESKDKEEGEEETSKDANEPETVIDLASEEKDREPRALHKTSSIFLRNLAPTITKAEVEAMCKRFPGFLRVAIADPQPERRWFRRGWVSFERQVNIKEICWSLNNIRLRDCELGAIVNRDLSRRIRTVNGLTSHKQIVRHDIKLSAKIVHNLDNRIGLWNEDKKDGNASKEGVDGKDSRTSNEVEQAAFGLSSKNPVLKNITDYLIEEASAEEEELLGMSGDQEEGQVGGDGDGPIERDPLLIKVLDRLVLYLRIVHSVDYYNHCEYPNEDEMPNRCGIMHVRGSPPTAKVSATELSEYCRNFESKMSVFLTPMATTTSDEFDKLGAKNSEAEVEKFVQANTQELSKDKWLCPLSGKKFKGPDFIRKHIFNKHGEKVAEVKAEAEYFNNYLKDPKRPQLSEHPGNKAPVREGPRDGFSPYGGAVRFGGYGGGYGGRGGGYGSGYGGGGGGFSGGFGMPRPNRGGFNRGRAAPDSTSRTVISYNDLDQPDMDIF from the exons atggcaGATTCTGATGACGAGTACGATAGAAAGAGGAGGGACAAATTCAGAGGCGAAAGAACCGAGTCATACTCCAGAGAAGGAAGACGTGGCGATGATCGTCGCCGAGATGAGTGGGTTGACAG GGAATGGTCGAGTCGTCCAAGAGCGAGGCCCGAGTACCGTGAGTATCGAGGTGGCGGGGGAGGCGGAGGTCGAGAGCGATACAGCCCAGCTCGATCCCAGGAAATGGCTCCGCCGATGAAGCGGATGCGGGCTGACTGGGAAGACCGTCCGCGTTACGGGGGCCACGATTATTATGGTGGCGGAACTTCCTGGGGTCCAGATCATTACACGCCGGCACACCATAGCAACCATCACTACGGCAACCATTCAAACAACAACAG TCGCGAAGTTGCCGGAAACTTCAGTAATTCGAATGTGGAGACACAGCCACCGATGATGTCGTTCAAGGCGTTCCTTGGCACGCAAGAAGACTCAATTACAGATGAGGAAGCGATAAAACGCTACAACGAGTACAAACTGGAGTTTAGGCGGCAGCAACTCAACGAATTCTTTGTCGCTCACAAGGACGAAGAGTG GTTCAAGATAAAATACCACCCTGAAGAATCTGTCAAGAGGAAAGATGAACAAATATCTGCGCTCAAG AAACGTGTCGAAGTGTTTTTGGAAATGCTTCGGCTAGGCGAAATCGACAAAGTCTCTGTCGATGCTGATCAAGCAGACGCTTTGCTACACCTTTTGGATGCGGTCGTTATTAAACTGGAAGGCGGAAACGAAGAAGACCTCAAAGTTCTTGACGCCAAACCGCCTAATCCTCCCACTCCGAAGGAAACGACTCCTGCACCTAAGGAGAAGGAAGTTAAAGAACAAAAAGTTGTCCAAGAGCCGGAAAAAGAGCCAGAAAAAGC GGAAGATGATAATAAATCTGAGAAACCAGCAGATGCTGATAAACAGAATGAAAACGATGAGGTGAACGGTGACGCTGAAAtggaggatgaaaaaaaagaggagaagACAGATGAGTCGGAGAAATTAGCTGAGAATTCTGAGGTCAAGGAAGATGAGGTTCAAGAGGTTCAAACTCCGAGTGAAAAAG AGGAAAAATCCGAGGAACCAAACTCCAAGAAGCGAAAACGTTCAGACAGCaatagcagcagcagcagcagcagtagtTCAAGCAGCCTTTCTGACAGCGACAGTAATAAACCAGACACTCCAAAAACTGATGCTC aaccgGAAGAAAAATCTGGGGCCAAAGACGAggaagagaaaattgaaatcaaagaTGACGAGAAAGCTGAGGAAAGCAAAGACAAAGAAGAGGGCGAGGAGGAAACAAGCAAGGATGCCAACGAACCTGAAACTGTTATAGATTTGGCTAGCGAGGAGAAAGACAGAGAACCAAGAGCACTCCACAAAACTAGTAGCATATTTCTCCGGAATTTAGCACCAACTATTACCAAAGCTGAAGTCGAGGCG ATGTGCAAACGGTTTCCTGGCTTTCTGCGTGTCGCTATTGCCGATCCTCAACCTGAAAGACGCTGGTTCCGCCGAGGATGGGTGTCTTTCGAGCGGCAAGTCAACATAAAAGAGATCTGCTGGAGCCTGAATAATATAAGA CTTCGAGACTGTGAACTAGGCGCAATTGTTAATCGGGATCTTTCTCGGCGTATTCGAACGGTCAACGGACTTACTTCGCACAAACAAATCGTCAGACATGACATAAAACTCAGTGCGAAAATCGTCCACAACTTAGACAACAGAATAGGACTTTGGAATGAGGATAAAAAAGATGGCAATGCTTCGAAAGAGGGTGTCGATGGCAAGGACAGCAGAACCTCCAACGAAGTAGAACAAGCT gCTTTTGGACTCTCTTCGAAAAATCCGGTCTTGAAGAATATAACGGATTATTTGATAGAGGAAGCATCCGCCGAGGAGGAAGAACTTCTTGGTATGTCCGGAGACCAAGAAGAAGGACAAGTTGGCGGCGATGGCGATGGTCCTATAGAACGTGACCCGCTGCTTATAAAG GTTCTGGACAGATTGGTTCTCTACCTGCGTATAGTGCATTCTGTGGATTACTACAACCACTGTGAATATCCGAACGAAGACGAGATGCCGAACAGATGCGGCATAATGCACGTCAGAGGATCTCCGCCGACCGCCAAAGTATCTGCGACTGAACTTTCCGAGTATTGTCGTAATTTTGAGAGCAAGATGTCCGTATTTCTGACACCGATGGCAACAACTACCTCTGATGAATTCGACAAACTTGGCGCTAAAAATTCCGAAGC TGAGGTCGAAAAATTCGTGCAAGCGAACACGCAAGAGCTTTCGAAAGACAAATGGCTTTGTCCTTTAAgcgggaaaaaattcaaggggCCGGATTTCATCAGAAAGCATATTTTCAACAAGCATGGAGAGAAGGTAGCAGAGGTAAAAGCTGAGGCCGAgtatttcaacaattatttGAAGGATCCAAAGCGTCCTCAGCTCTCTGAACATCCGGGTAACAAAGCGCCTGTTAGAGAAGGACCTCGTGACGGATTTTCACCTTACGGTGGCGCAGT TAGATTTGGGGGTTACGGTGGAGGTTACGGTGGACGTGGCGGCGGTTATGGTTCTGGATATGGCGGAGGCGGTGGAGGATTTAGCGGTGGATTCGGAATGCCGCGTCCCAATCGTGGAGGATTCAATCGAGGACG GGCTGCTCCAGACTCGACGTCAAGGACTGTTATTAGTTATAACGACTTGGACCAGCCTGACATGGACATTTTTTAA
- the Ars2 gene encoding serrate RNA effector molecule homolog isoform X3 produces the protein MADSDDEYDRKRRDKFRGERTESYSREGRRGDDRRRDEWVDREWSSRPRARPEYREYRGGGGGGGRERYSPARSQEMAPPMKRMRADWEDRPRYGGHDYYGGGTSWGPDHYTPAHHSNHHYGNHSNNNSREVAGNFSNSNVETQPPMMSFKAFLGTQEDSITDEEAIKRYNEYKLEFRRQQLNEFFVAHKDEEWFKIKYHPEESVKRKDEQISALKKRVEVFLEMLRLGEIDKVSVDADQADALLHLLDAVVIKLEGGNEEDLKVLDAKPPNPPTPKETTPAPKEKEVKEQKVVQEPEKEPEKAEDDNKSEKPADADKQNENDEVNGDAEMEDEKKEEKTDESEKLAENSEVKEDEVQEVQTPSEKEEKSEEPNSKKRKRSDSNSSSSSSSSSSSLSDSDSNKPDTPKTDAQPEEKSGAKDEEEKIEIKDDEKAEESKDKEEGEEETSKDANEPETVIDLASEEKDREPRALHKTSSIFLRNLAPTITKAEVEAMCKRFPGFLRVAIADPQPERRWFRRGWVSFERQVNIKEICWSLNNIRLRDCELGAIVNRDLSRRIRTVNGLTSHKQIVRHDIKLSAKIVHNLDNRIGLWNEDKKDGNASKEGVDGKDSRTSNEVEQAAFGLSSKNPVLKNITDYLIEEASAEEEELLGMSGDQEEGQVGGDGDGPIERDPLLIKVLDRLVLYLRIVHSVDYYNHCEYPNEDEMPNRCGIMHVRGSPPTAKVSATELSEYCRNFESKMSVFLTPMATTTSDEFDKLGAKNSEAEVEKFVQANTQELSKDKWLCPLSGKKFKGPDFIRKHIFNKHGEKVAEVKAEAEYFNNYLKDPKRPQLSEHPGNKAPVREGPRDGFSPYGGAVFGGYGGGYGGRGGGYGSGYGGGGGGFSGGFGMPRPNRGGFNRGRGGGSDMRPVIHYRDLDAPREPDEFI, from the exons atggcaGATTCTGATGACGAGTACGATAGAAAGAGGAGGGACAAATTCAGAGGCGAAAGAACCGAGTCATACTCCAGAGAAGGAAGACGTGGCGATGATCGTCGCCGAGATGAGTGGGTTGACAG GGAATGGTCGAGTCGTCCAAGAGCGAGGCCCGAGTACCGTGAGTATCGAGGTGGCGGGGGAGGCGGAGGTCGAGAGCGATACAGCCCAGCTCGATCCCAGGAAATGGCTCCGCCGATGAAGCGGATGCGGGCTGACTGGGAAGACCGTCCGCGTTACGGGGGCCACGATTATTATGGTGGCGGAACTTCCTGGGGTCCAGATCATTACACGCCGGCACACCATAGCAACCATCACTACGGCAACCATTCAAACAACAACAG TCGCGAAGTTGCCGGAAACTTCAGTAATTCGAATGTGGAGACACAGCCACCGATGATGTCGTTCAAGGCGTTCCTTGGCACGCAAGAAGACTCAATTACAGATGAGGAAGCGATAAAACGCTACAACGAGTACAAACTGGAGTTTAGGCGGCAGCAACTCAACGAATTCTTTGTCGCTCACAAGGACGAAGAGTG GTTCAAGATAAAATACCACCCTGAAGAATCTGTCAAGAGGAAAGATGAACAAATATCTGCGCTCAAG AAACGTGTCGAAGTGTTTTTGGAAATGCTTCGGCTAGGCGAAATCGACAAAGTCTCTGTCGATGCTGATCAAGCAGACGCTTTGCTACACCTTTTGGATGCGGTCGTTATTAAACTGGAAGGCGGAAACGAAGAAGACCTCAAAGTTCTTGACGCCAAACCGCCTAATCCTCCCACTCCGAAGGAAACGACTCCTGCACCTAAGGAGAAGGAAGTTAAAGAACAAAAAGTTGTCCAAGAGCCGGAAAAAGAGCCAGAAAAAGC GGAAGATGATAATAAATCTGAGAAACCAGCAGATGCTGATAAACAGAATGAAAACGATGAGGTGAACGGTGACGCTGAAAtggaggatgaaaaaaaagaggagaagACAGATGAGTCGGAGAAATTAGCTGAGAATTCTGAGGTCAAGGAAGATGAGGTTCAAGAGGTTCAAACTCCGAGTGAAAAAG AGGAAAAATCCGAGGAACCAAACTCCAAGAAGCGAAAACGTTCAGACAGCaatagcagcagcagcagcagcagtagtTCAAGCAGCCTTTCTGACAGCGACAGTAATAAACCAGACACTCCAAAAACTGATGCTC aaccgGAAGAAAAATCTGGGGCCAAAGACGAggaagagaaaattgaaatcaaagaTGACGAGAAAGCTGAGGAAAGCAAAGACAAAGAAGAGGGCGAGGAGGAAACAAGCAAGGATGCCAACGAACCTGAAACTGTTATAGATTTGGCTAGCGAGGAGAAAGACAGAGAACCAAGAGCACTCCACAAAACTAGTAGCATATTTCTCCGGAATTTAGCACCAACTATTACCAAAGCTGAAGTCGAGGCG ATGTGCAAACGGTTTCCTGGCTTTCTGCGTGTCGCTATTGCCGATCCTCAACCTGAAAGACGCTGGTTCCGCCGAGGATGGGTGTCTTTCGAGCGGCAAGTCAACATAAAAGAGATCTGCTGGAGCCTGAATAATATAAGA CTTCGAGACTGTGAACTAGGCGCAATTGTTAATCGGGATCTTTCTCGGCGTATTCGAACGGTCAACGGACTTACTTCGCACAAACAAATCGTCAGACATGACATAAAACTCAGTGCGAAAATCGTCCACAACTTAGACAACAGAATAGGACTTTGGAATGAGGATAAAAAAGATGGCAATGCTTCGAAAGAGGGTGTCGATGGCAAGGACAGCAGAACCTCCAACGAAGTAGAACAAGCT gCTTTTGGACTCTCTTCGAAAAATCCGGTCTTGAAGAATATAACGGATTATTTGATAGAGGAAGCATCCGCCGAGGAGGAAGAACTTCTTGGTATGTCCGGAGACCAAGAAGAAGGACAAGTTGGCGGCGATGGCGATGGTCCTATAGAACGTGACCCGCTGCTTATAAAG GTTCTGGACAGATTGGTTCTCTACCTGCGTATAGTGCATTCTGTGGATTACTACAACCACTGTGAATATCCGAACGAAGACGAGATGCCGAACAGATGCGGCATAATGCACGTCAGAGGATCTCCGCCGACCGCCAAAGTATCTGCGACTGAACTTTCCGAGTATTGTCGTAATTTTGAGAGCAAGATGTCCGTATTTCTGACACCGATGGCAACAACTACCTCTGATGAATTCGACAAACTTGGCGCTAAAAATTCCGAAGC TGAGGTCGAAAAATTCGTGCAAGCGAACACGCAAGAGCTTTCGAAAGACAAATGGCTTTGTCCTTTAAgcgggaaaaaattcaaggggCCGGATTTCATCAGAAAGCATATTTTCAACAAGCATGGAGAGAAGGTAGCAGAGGTAAAAGCTGAGGCCGAgtatttcaacaattatttGAAGGATCCAAAGCGTCCTCAGCTCTCTGAACATCCGGGTAACAAAGCGCCTGTTAGAGAAGGACCTCGTGACGGATTTTCACCTTACGGTGGCGCAGT ATTTGGGGGTTACGGTGGAGGTTACGGTGGACGTGGCGGCGGTTATGGTTCTGGATATGGCGGAGGCGGTGGAGGATTTAGCGGTGGATTCGGAATGCCGCGTCCCAATCGTGGAGGATTCAATCGAGGACG TGGTGGCGGAAGTGACATGAGGCCAGTGATCCACTACAGAGATCTTGATGCGCCGAGGGAACCAGATGAATTtatataa